A single region of the Chitinophaga niabensis genome encodes:
- a CDS encoding TonB-dependent receptor codes for MKLSAILMFVVCMQVSAEVRSQSTVSVKLSRTNLEKAFSLIELQSAYRFVYNNDKLPVWHKVSIDATEWPIKKVLEQMLANTDLTFRMMPNNLIVIAPAATVTKDLVVKGKVLSPSGEKLQMVSVRLKNTSIGVFTNEKGEFELKVPEEGMLVFSYVGYVTQELPVNPSATMNVVLEPSANSMEEVVVVGYGVQRKINTTGAVDQVAGKQLAERPIANIFQGLQGASPGLNINYRGGAPGTTPSINIRGVGSIVSGSNTTPLIIIDGITAATEDFQRLNPNDIGSVTILRDAASAAIYGARAAFGVVLITTKQGTSGGRQKISYNNYIASSRPTVLPDQVTDPYIFSRVLETATDNTPWDYVNYSDYYYQWAKERSDNPAVEDIRTDPNDPTKWIYMGSNNWNDYFFNKSSNSVTHTVTLSGSSETGKGKPIGYYLSGDYTKENGLNRLSKDDWSRYGLRARMNFMPLSWLKVDNNLNIYQIKSDAPTKGITDLYYLMPTQVAVNPDGTWANTAAGRLAAQLTEGGRNVQTRFGFQNVVRGVATFLDGDLQLTANASFKRELWKYNQDTRKYRIGYGPKDVREEGGVGSVSVRNGVVKHDVYDLYANYNKKLGTDHQLGLLVGFNQEENTWTYEDANRDGLITSSLPYLGLATGTQTTGASYEAYALRGYFGRLNYTYKNRYILEVNGRYDGSSRFLPSNRWGFFPSVSGAWIVTEEPFMQTLGKSLSTLKFRASYGALGNQVTFPFRHIATIPTGTSNYLINNAFPFVATGAALLPVDPASYTWEKVNTFNVGTDIGFFNDRILLGFDAFSRKTLGMLTADATVPAVMGASAPPTNSADLNTTGWELSAGYRNEFMVAKKPFTFSARFILSDSRTKITKYNQNKLGLISGYMVGHYTGEIWGLENNGYFKNADEIKALDQSAIVPWGALDVVPGWPKYVDQNKDGKINKGNGTVNDPGDYKVIGNNSTRYRYGLTVDMQWNNIDLTVFMQGVAKRDFYPRHYLFWGPYQQPYAGVYPWNLDFYRGAAETGADRDRHSASYIAAGLADANPNSYFPVLQSWMADANYGGGLDIPQTKYLLNGAYLRFKNVTLGYTLPSALMKKYKVSRLRIFATGENLFEFSSVKKYYDPEAIEDGYGWAYPFQRKYAMGINLDF; via the coding sequence ATGAAGCTCTCCGCGATTTTAATGTTTGTGGTATGTATGCAGGTGAGCGCCGAAGTGCGATCACAGTCTACTGTCTCAGTAAAACTATCCCGTACTAATCTTGAAAAGGCATTTTCACTTATTGAATTGCAGTCTGCTTACCGTTTTGTGTACAATAATGATAAGCTGCCTGTATGGCATAAAGTGAGCATTGATGCAACTGAATGGCCAATAAAAAAGGTACTGGAACAGATGCTGGCCAATACGGACCTTACTTTCCGCATGATGCCCAATAACCTCATTGTTATTGCACCTGCGGCTACGGTGACCAAAGACCTGGTAGTAAAAGGAAAGGTATTGAGCCCTTCCGGCGAAAAATTGCAAATGGTAAGTGTACGGTTAAAGAACACCAGTATAGGCGTGTTCACCAATGAAAAAGGAGAGTTTGAATTAAAAGTGCCTGAAGAGGGAATGCTGGTGTTTTCCTATGTGGGATATGTAACACAGGAATTACCAGTGAATCCCAGTGCTACCATGAACGTTGTATTGGAGCCTTCAGCTAATTCCATGGAGGAAGTGGTAGTAGTGGGATATGGCGTACAAAGAAAAATAAATACTACAGGTGCTGTAGACCAGGTAGCTGGTAAACAACTTGCAGAACGCCCTATCGCCAATATCTTCCAGGGATTGCAGGGAGCAAGCCCCGGTTTGAATATTAACTACAGAGGAGGTGCGCCAGGTACTACCCCCAGTATCAATATCCGTGGCGTTGGGTCTATCGTATCCGGTTCCAATACTACACCATTGATCATCATTGATGGTATCACCGCTGCAACAGAGGATTTTCAGCGTTTGAACCCTAATGATATCGGTAGTGTTACTATTCTGAGAGATGCTGCTTCCGCCGCTATTTATGGTGCGCGTGCTGCATTCGGCGTTGTGCTGATCACTACCAAACAAGGTACATCAGGTGGCAGGCAAAAGATCAGTTATAATAACTATATCGCTTCTTCAAGACCTACCGTACTGCCTGACCAGGTTACAGACCCTTACATTTTCTCCCGGGTGCTGGAAACTGCGACAGATAATACACCCTGGGATTATGTGAACTATTCAGATTATTACTACCAATGGGCAAAAGAACGTTCCGATAATCCTGCGGTGGAAGATATCCGTACAGACCCTAATGATCCTACGAAATGGATCTATATGGGCAGCAATAACTGGAATGATTATTTCTTCAATAAATCCAGTAACTCCGTTACGCATACCGTTACCTTAAGTGGTAGTTCAGAAACAGGGAAAGGTAAACCTATCGGGTATTATCTCTCTGGCGATTACACCAAGGAAAATGGCTTGAACAGGTTGTCCAAAGACGACTGGAGCCGTTATGGTTTGCGGGCGCGTATGAATTTCATGCCTTTAAGCTGGCTGAAAGTAGATAACAATCTCAACATCTATCAGATCAAGTCTGATGCTCCCACTAAGGGCATTACCGATCTTTATTACCTTATGCCCACACAGGTTGCGGTGAACCCTGATGGTACCTGGGCAAATACTGCTGCAGGCAGATTAGCTGCCCAGTTAACAGAAGGCGGGCGCAATGTGCAAACACGTTTTGGTTTCCAGAACGTGGTGAGAGGTGTGGCTACTTTCCTGGATGGTGATCTGCAGCTGACTGCAAACGCCAGCTTTAAAAGGGAACTGTGGAAGTACAACCAGGATACCCGGAAATATCGCATAGGTTACGGTCCGAAAGATGTGAGAGAAGAAGGTGGTGTTGGATCAGTATCTGTGCGTAATGGGGTTGTGAAACATGATGTGTATGATCTCTACGCTAACTATAATAAAAAATTAGGCACTGATCATCAACTGGGATTACTGGTTGGTTTTAACCAGGAAGAAAATACCTGGACGTATGAAGATGCTAACAGGGATGGTCTTATCACCTCCTCCTTACCTTACCTGGGCCTGGCCACCGGTACACAAACAACCGGTGCAAGTTATGAAGCGTATGCATTACGCGGCTATTTCGGTCGTTTGAATTATACTTATAAAAACCGTTATATCCTTGAAGTAAATGGCCGGTATGATGGTTCTTCGAGATTCCTTCCTTCCAACCGCTGGGGATTTTTCCCTTCCGTTTCCGGCGCCTGGATCGTAACAGAAGAACCTTTCATGCAAACATTGGGTAAGTCCCTGTCTACTTTGAAATTCAGGGCATCTTATGGTGCGCTGGGTAACCAGGTAACATTCCCCTTCCGCCATATTGCTACTATTCCAACGGGCACATCCAATTACCTGATCAACAATGCTTTCCCGTTTGTTGCAACCGGCGCAGCATTGCTGCCAGTGGACCCTGCATCTTATACCTGGGAAAAAGTGAACACCTTTAACGTAGGTACAGACATTGGCTTTTTCAATGACAGGATCCTGTTAGGGTTTGATGCCTTCTCCCGTAAAACTCTCGGGATGCTTACCGCAGATGCAACGGTGCCTGCTGTAATGGGTGCATCTGCTCCTCCTACCAACTCCGCTGACCTGAATACAACCGGATGGGAATTGTCCGCAGGATACCGCAATGAATTTATGGTGGCTAAAAAGCCATTTACATTCAGTGCAAGGTTCATCCTTTCTGATTCCCGTACCAAGATCACCAAATACAACCAGAATAAACTGGGGCTCATCAGTGGTTACATGGTTGGGCATTACACCGGTGAAATATGGGGACTTGAAAACAACGGATACTTCAAAAATGCCGATGAGATCAAAGCGCTGGACCAATCAGCCATTGTGCCCTGGGGAGCTTTGGATGTTGTTCCCGGCTGGCCAAAATATGTAGATCAGAATAAGGATGGTAAGATCAATAAAGGAAATGGCACCGTGAATGATCCCGGTGATTATAAAGTGATCGGTAATAACAGTACACGTTACCGTTATGGCCTTACCGTAGATATGCAATGGAACAATATTGACCTTACTGTATTTATGCAGGGGGTGGCTAAAAGAGATTTCTATCCAAGGCATTACCTCTTCTGGGGGCCTTACCAGCAACCTTACGCAGGTGTATACCCATGGAACCTCGATTTCTACAGGGGAGCTGCTGAAACCGGTGCAGACAGGGACAGGCACTCTGCTTCCTATATAGCAGCGGGGCTGGCGGATGCCAATCCGAATTCTTATTTCCCTGTACTGCAATCATGGATGGCAGACGCCAACTATGGTGGTGGCCTGGATATCCCTCAAACCAAATACCTGTTGAACGGAGCTTACCTGCGGTTTAAGAATGTGACGCTTGGTTATACTTTGCCTTCAGCATTGATGAAGAAATACAAAGTGAGCCGCTTAAGGATCTTTGCTACCGGAGAAAACCTCTTTGAGTTCTCTTCTGTTAAGAAGTATTATGATCCTGAGGCCATCGAAGATGGTTATGGCTGGGCCTATCCTTTCCAGCGTAAGTATGCTATGGGTATTAATCTTGATTTTTAA
- a CDS encoding FecR family protein — translation MMDDQIWNLLAKKVANELLPEEEKELARLLQQHPDASYTKEILTQGWKDKQKPLSSGDTEIALEKHKRRLESAVEVEEIPVYSSRRGNIRRMTVRIAGVAAALLMAFFMGRKWWSQPKMDENRQQLVTHKGSRSQVKLPDGTTVWLNAGSKLDYPKQFTGKRREVTLEGEAFFTVTKDAQRPFMVRTKSFSIRVLGTEFNVRAYPLEDSAVTSLVTGSVEVVLDEKKNQVVRLKPNEKLSIPTIQLMQEDSVEHNTAPVVIRLIKSPLTVVRDSVVTETAWVENKLAFKRMPLEKVAVMLEQWFGVEIRFKNNNKRQEYLTGVFQDESLEEVLKALELTGGSFHFKTDKEGIIWIE, via the coding sequence ATGATGGATGATCAAATCTGGAACCTGCTTGCCAAAAAAGTGGCAAACGAGCTGCTCCCCGAAGAAGAAAAGGAGCTGGCGCGTTTACTACAGCAGCACCCGGATGCTTCTTATACCAAAGAAATACTTACCCAGGGCTGGAAGGACAAGCAAAAGCCCCTTAGCTCCGGGGACACTGAGATAGCACTGGAGAAGCACAAACGCAGACTGGAATCAGCTGTGGAAGTGGAAGAGATCCCTGTTTATTCCAGCCGCCGTGGCAACATCCGCAGGATGACGGTACGTATTGCCGGAGTGGCAGCAGCCTTACTGATGGCATTCTTTATGGGCCGCAAATGGTGGAGCCAGCCTAAAATGGATGAGAACCGCCAGCAACTGGTTACCCATAAAGGTTCCCGCTCCCAGGTAAAACTGCCGGACGGAACAACCGTATGGCTGAATGCAGGCAGCAAGCTGGATTATCCCAAACAATTCACGGGAAAACGCCGGGAAGTAACACTGGAAGGAGAGGCCTTCTTTACAGTAACGAAAGATGCACAACGGCCCTTTATGGTACGCACAAAGTCTTTCAGCATCCGTGTATTGGGAACAGAGTTCAACGTAAGGGCCTATCCGCTGGAAGACAGTGCGGTAACCTCTTTGGTAACTGGTTCCGTAGAAGTAGTGCTGGATGAGAAAAAGAACCAGGTGGTAAGATTAAAGCCGAATGAAAAATTATCCATCCCCACCATCCAGCTGATGCAGGAGGATTCAGTGGAACATAATACGGCGCCCGTTGTGATCAGGCTGATCAAATCCCCGCTCACTGTAGTGAGGGACAGTGTGGTAACAGAAACGGCCTGGGTGGAGAACAAGCTGGCCTTTAAGCGCATGCCGCTGGAAAAGGTGGCCGTGATGCTGGAACAGTGGTTTGGCGTGGAGATACGTTTTAAGAATAACAACAAAAGACAGGAATACCTAACAGGCGTATTCCAGGACGAGAGCCTGGAAGAAGTATTAAAGGCCCTTGAACTAACCGGGGGATCTTTTCATTTTAAAACAGATAAAGAGGGAATTATCTGGATCGAATAA
- a CDS encoding RNA polymerase sigma-70 factor, producing MTNDDLIRRNFRSVCEAGDMQAYDELYKSLYSRLIHFSAAVVGSFHLAEEIVSDVFIMVWQKRSQLISVENPVVYLYICTRNLSYNTLQQQRKHQYASLENLDMDAIAISPDQEHNMISAEVAQKIEAAIRSLPARCQLIFRLIKQDGLKYKEVGELLEISPKTVDAQLTIAVKKVAAAIRLDMSAELAQSYLLRQ from the coding sequence ATGACTAATGACGATCTGATCAGACGCAACTTCCGAAGCGTATGTGAAGCAGGGGATATGCAAGCCTATGATGAGTTATACAAATCACTCTACAGCAGGCTGATCCATTTCTCTGCTGCAGTGGTCGGCTCATTTCACCTGGCGGAAGAGATCGTTTCAGATGTGTTCATTATGGTCTGGCAGAAACGTTCCCAGCTGATCTCCGTAGAAAACCCCGTAGTTTATTTATATATCTGCACCCGCAACCTTTCTTATAATACCCTTCAGCAACAACGCAAACATCAGTATGCCAGCCTTGAGAACCTGGATATGGATGCCATTGCCATCAGTCCGGACCAGGAGCATAATATGATCTCCGCGGAAGTGGCCCAGAAGATAGAAGCCGCCATCCGCAGCCTGCCTGCCCGTTGCCAGCTGATCTTCCGGCTGATAAAACAGGATGGACTGAAATATAAAGAAGTAGGGGAATTGCTGGAAATTTCACCCAAAACCGTTGATGCACAACTCACTATAGCCGTGAAAAAAGTAGCAGCGGCTATCCGCCTGGATATGTCTGCCGAGTTAGCCCAGTCGTATTTACTACGCCAATAA
- a CDS encoding strictosidine synthase family protein, with protein sequence MKLKATILCLLTAAVPLVHVSAQASLEKKWTSDTTLKVPESVYFDAKRNTLYVTNIDGAPWGDDGKGSISKLSPDGKITHLNWVEGLSAPKGMAVVGNQLFVADMGTLVIIDITKGTITKRETIEGALNLNDVTASPSGVVYVSDSKKKTVHTYQNGKATLLLDSAHSGLRGPNGLLYMPNGLLVLDNGALYRAGKDNKLTLLAKIAGGTDGIEHVKGEEFVVSCWGGQVFYVDAKSGTVTKMLDTQAEKLQTADIGYDAKKRIVYIPTFFGNKVSAYQLNVK encoded by the coding sequence ATGAAACTAAAAGCGACTATCCTTTGCCTGCTCACCGCAGCAGTTCCCCTCGTGCATGTATCCGCCCAGGCCAGTTTAGAGAAAAAATGGACCTCAGACACTACTTTAAAGGTACCTGAATCTGTTTATTTTGACGCCAAAAGGAACACCCTGTATGTTACCAATATTGATGGCGCCCCCTGGGGAGACGATGGCAAGGGTTCCATTTCGAAACTTTCCCCGGACGGAAAGATCACCCATCTCAATTGGGTAGAGGGTCTTAGTGCCCCCAAAGGCATGGCGGTTGTTGGTAATCAGCTCTTTGTAGCGGATATGGGTACACTCGTTATCATCGACATTACAAAAGGAACCATCACCAAACGCGAAACCATTGAAGGCGCCCTCAACCTGAACGATGTAACTGCTTCCCCCAGTGGCGTGGTGTACGTTTCAGACTCTAAAAAGAAAACGGTCCACACTTATCAGAACGGAAAAGCTACCCTCCTGCTGGACAGCGCCCATAGTGGCCTGAGAGGTCCAAATGGCCTGCTCTACATGCCCAATGGCTTGCTGGTATTGGATAATGGCGCGCTTTACAGGGCCGGAAAAGACAATAAGCTCACCCTGCTGGCTAAAATTGCCGGAGGAACAGATGGAATTGAACACGTAAAAGGCGAGGAATTCGTAGTTTCGTGCTGGGGAGGACAAGTATTTTATGTGGATGCCAAATCCGGCACAGTTACCAAAATGCTGGATACACAGGCTGAAAAACTGCAAACTGCAGACATTGGATATGATGCCAAAAAGAGAATTGTATACATCCCTACCTTTTTTGGAAATAAAGTTTCCGCATACCAGTTAAATGTAAAATAA